The following proteins are co-located in the Paenibacillus sp. JNUCC32 genome:
- a CDS encoding response regulator gives MIRLLIADDHAMVRRGLQVFLATQPDIEMVGEAANGEETLEQAKLLLPDVVLMDLNMPVLNGIDTTARLKKELPHIKVIVLTSFVDYDHVLPAIRAGARGYLLKDIEPEELVAGIRRVFQGQVELHPDAAGLLMTHVTSPAGEDEANGSSHQEAAQLDKLTRREQEVLQLIASGMNNREISEALYITEKTVKTHVSHLLDKLGVADRTQAAIYALKHGIV, from the coding sequence ATGATCCGATTGTTAATAGCTGACGATCACGCCATGGTACGGCGGGGCCTCCAGGTTTTTCTGGCGACGCAGCCGGATATCGAAATGGTGGGAGAAGCCGCGAATGGCGAAGAGACGCTGGAACAGGCCAAACTTTTGCTGCCTGATGTCGTGTTGATGGATTTGAATATGCCTGTATTGAATGGCATCGATACCACGGCACGTTTGAAAAAAGAACTGCCTCATATCAAAGTGATCGTACTGACCTCGTTTGTTGATTACGATCATGTTCTGCCTGCGATTCGAGCGGGTGCTCGCGGCTATCTCCTGAAGGATATCGAGCCGGAGGAATTGGTAGCCGGGATCCGACGCGTGTTCCAAGGACAGGTCGAATTGCATCCGGATGCTGCCGGCCTGCTCATGACGCATGTTACTTCCCCGGCGGGAGAGGATGAGGCCAATGGGTCCAGCCATCAGGAAGCTGCGCAGCTCGATAAGCTTACCCGCCGAGAGCAGGAAGTATTGCAGCTGATTGCCTCCGGGATGAATAACAGGGAAATCAGCGAAGCGCTTTATATTACCGAGAAGACGGTGAAAACCCATGTCAGCCACCTGCTGGATAAGCTGGGGGTTGCCGACCGGACACAGGCTGCCATCTATGCGCTTAAGCATGGAATCGTATAG
- a CDS encoding NADPH-dependent FMN reductase has translation MKIVIIAGSNRKEATSTILAKALEAQMNRLFVEVKLFNLYETPLPFYSPDEIFNRHEGVRELQRLLMEADGVILTTPEYHGGMSGVLKNALDHLGQMHFSGKPVLSVSSAGGAVGVSSLQQMQATIRNLHGINSPEWISIGGSQRAIYESEAAEGTIVLDYRAKEALSIFLELVKKISNKVEAEIS, from the coding sequence ATGAAGATCGTAATTATTGCAGGCAGCAATCGCAAAGAAGCGACAAGCACCATTTTGGCCAAAGCCTTGGAAGCGCAAATGAACCGGTTGTTCGTCGAAGTGAAGCTGTTTAATTTGTATGAAACGCCGCTCCCGTTCTATTCCCCGGACGAAATATTCAACCGGCATGAGGGCGTGCGTGAGCTGCAGCGTTTATTAATGGAGGCGGACGGCGTCATTTTGACTACCCCGGAGTATCACGGCGGGATGAGCGGCGTGTTGAAAAATGCTCTGGATCATTTGGGGCAGATGCATTTCTCGGGCAAACCAGTCTTATCGGTAAGCTCGGCTGGCGGGGCGGTCGGCGTAAGTTCACTGCAGCAAATGCAGGCCACCATACGCAATTTGCATGGTATTAATAGTCCGGAATGGATTTCCATCGGCGGATCTCAACGGGCCATTTACGAATCGGAAGCGGCTGAGGGCACGATCGTGCTGGATTATCGGGCGAAAGAGGCGCTTTCCATCTTTTTGGAGCTGGTTAAGAAGATCAGCAATAAAGTGGAGGCTGAAATCTCATGA
- a CDS encoding VOC family protein gives MITHFAGLTLRTVSIEGVKQFYHGLLQFPVVRESEAEIAFQPTPDFTLVFEEVFEPIAPAHIAFEVAFSQFDSTVRSLAEQVPLLKWPDGKVVEPFDSGVNVYFRDGDGNLLEFIAHPDIKEGVLTPSGKYGVLYLREVGLPVEDPVAARLWMQRTLGFTIAKESEQFAFVIGGTAHAVVVSTRRKWIPISMYALAPTLELTYGVTDERFIDRVRSALDRRMILSDNDEGLRFRMYGYSIRLKITSFPKDIAAKLNLPSAAEGEEVNPVIDDQYLIDGLTALSRGGEVGWFEGHVGGAYLAAYYMQKEQDLPQDVLHGLAANCRHLRAQHEDWFEPYPSEPAQPELMDQLLEGLLPNLTSLSTSGHGVTLGVLGLKALRERPDLLTPSIVRGLLKLMDDAASEHKLARYYGIDDYTQLDLSEISLSEIPPYRDASDLACRALSELDHVLPDQHVDGQYYFFAGELEHGITHAHALIELERLGYAQLAKLGQGNHRLQTKLNRLRPQALMAQGIDAPAKASITESAYWSRLYEDPHAIKVPYAAMALLRHVPVERRGDLERDVCKLLSLMK, from the coding sequence ATGATCACCCATTTCGCCGGATTAACATTAAGGACCGTCTCCATCGAGGGAGTGAAGCAATTCTATCACGGATTGCTTCAATTCCCGGTCGTCAGAGAAAGCGAGGCCGAAATTGCATTTCAGCCTACACCCGATTTCACGCTTGTATTTGAAGAGGTGTTTGAACCTATAGCCCCTGCCCATATCGCGTTTGAAGTGGCTTTTTCCCAATTTGATTCCACCGTCCGGAGCCTCGCGGAACAGGTGCCGTTGTTGAAATGGCCGGACGGCAAGGTGGTCGAACCCTTCGATTCCGGCGTGAACGTATACTTCAGGGATGGGGATGGAAATTTGCTGGAGTTTATCGCCCATCCGGATATAAAGGAAGGGGTCCTGACCCCGAGCGGTAAATATGGCGTCCTCTATTTGCGGGAAGTGGGACTGCCTGTCGAGGATCCGGTAGCTGCCCGACTGTGGATGCAGCGGACGCTCGGATTCACCATCGCCAAGGAATCGGAACAATTTGCTTTTGTTATCGGCGGAACGGCCCATGCCGTTGTGGTATCCACGAGGCGCAAATGGATCCCGATCTCGATGTACGCGCTGGCACCGACGCTGGAATTAACGTATGGCGTCACCGACGAGCGGTTTATAGACCGGGTCCGCTCGGCCCTGGATCGGCGGATGATCCTATCGGATAACGATGAGGGACTGCGTTTTAGAATGTACGGCTACAGCATCAGGTTGAAGATAACCAGCTTTCCCAAGGACATTGCAGCCAAGCTGAATTTGCCGAGTGCCGCCGAAGGGGAGGAGGTGAACCCGGTCATTGACGACCAATATTTGATAGACGGTCTCACGGCTTTGAGCCGCGGCGGCGAAGTCGGTTGGTTTGAAGGGCATGTCGGCGGAGCGTATTTGGCAGCGTATTACATGCAGAAGGAGCAAGATCTGCCGCAAGATGTGCTTCATGGTTTGGCTGCCAATTGCCGTCATCTGCGCGCTCAGCATGAAGATTGGTTTGAACCGTATCCATCCGAGCCCGCACAGCCTGAATTGATGGATCAATTGCTGGAAGGGCTTCTACCCAACCTGACAAGCCTGAGCACCTCGGGCCACGGCGTGACCCTGGGCGTGCTCGGACTGAAAGCGCTGCGGGAACGTCCGGACTTACTGACACCGTCCATCGTGAGAGGTTTGCTTAAGCTCATGGACGATGCAGCGAGTGAACATAAGCTTGCAAGGTATTACGGCATTGACGATTATACGCAGCTGGATCTATCGGAAATCTCACTCTCGGAAATACCGCCTTACCGGGATGCGTCCGATTTGGCATGCCGCGCACTTTCCGAGCTGGATCACGTGCTGCCGGATCAGCATGTGGATGGCCAATATTATTTTTTTGCCGGTGAGCTTGAGCATGGGATTACCCACGCCCACGCGCTGATTGAGCTGGAACGGCTCGGTTATGCCCAGCTGGCCAAGCTGGGCCAAGGCAATCACCGGCTCCAAACGAAACTTAACCGTCTCAGACCTCAAGCGCTTATGGCTCAGGGGATCGATGCGCCTGCCAAGGCTTCCATCACGGAATCGGCCTATTGGAGCCGGCTGTATGAAGATCCGCATGCCATCAAGGTACCTTACGCCGCCATGGCACTGCTGCGGCATGTGCCTGTTGAAAGAAGGGGAGATCTGGAACGCGATGTGTGCAAGCTGCTTTCCCTAATGAAGTAG
- a CDS encoding NADPH-dependent FMN reductase produces the protein MNVAIVVGSIRKESYNRKLAEYLKQRYSDQIAFDIVDLRDLPFYDQDTELDPPAAVKEFKERIAASDAVLWITPEYNYSIPGVLKNALDWLSRVDKVMNGKPSWIMGASMGQLGTVRAQEHLRDILFSVGITSPLLPNNEVYIGAVHEKMDESGKLIHEPTIGFIDIVVNNFMTWMNARK, from the coding sequence ATGAACGTCGCAATCGTTGTGGGAAGCATTAGAAAAGAGTCGTACAATCGGAAACTGGCGGAATATTTGAAGCAGCGCTATTCGGATCAGATCGCCTTTGATATCGTGGATCTTCGCGATCTTCCGTTCTACGATCAAGACACGGAGTTGGACCCTCCTGCGGCCGTCAAGGAATTCAAGGAGCGGATTGCCGCTTCCGATGCCGTATTGTGGATCACGCCGGAATATAATTATTCCATACCGGGCGTGCTCAAGAATGCGCTGGATTGGTTATCGCGCGTCGATAAGGTCATGAACGGGAAGCCTTCATGGATCATGGGGGCGTCGATGGGGCAGCTCGGTACGGTTCGCGCCCAAGAGCATCTTCGGGACATTCTCTTCTCCGTTGGCATCACCTCGCCGCTGCTTCCTAACAATGAAGTTTATATCGGCGCCGTGCACGAGAAGATGGATGAGTCCGGCAAGCTGATCCATGAACCGACGATCGGTTTCATCGATATCGTGGTGAACAATTTCATGACGTGGATGAATGCCCGGAAATAA
- a CDS encoding response regulator, with protein sequence MYTILIVDDEPIVREGIRNRIQWSEHGYECIGDCENGRDALEAVTRHQPDVVLTDINMPYMDGLELSRHITERFPKTKIIILTGFDDFEYAQQAVKLQVTDFILKPVTAAELRDMLDKLKLEMDEERGHTEHLKRLKKQLNESLVLLRERFLERLASSPMKRSEMESRLAYFDIPLRGPLYIAMAADMDELRSDEQHADNELHAFALYNIMQEILAGEPGAAVFRYKENKVMTILSGSDEKDLYARAQELAEDIRGSTKQFMKFTVTVGIGTICRELQDIRYSCKASEAALEYRLLIGRDQVVHITDLEKRGSGPLLDGIETETALVSAIRAGTGSEVKACIRRLISELGSASISIELCYVRVLRVMLSVLQTLMEIGSNGNELIGKEKRLLSDLYSFRSLDEIESWLNEVCEQALRDVAKTRKDITRSQMLEAVDFIQRHYEDAELSIKTVCSRIFMSTSYFSALFKSHTGKTFVEYVTEVRMEKAKELLKHSLLKTYEIAAKTGYQDPQYFSVLFKKHTGDTPTEYRNKMASGGVQP encoded by the coding sequence TTGTATACGATTCTTATTGTGGACGACGAACCGATCGTAAGGGAAGGGATCCGAAACCGGATTCAGTGGTCGGAGCATGGCTATGAATGCATCGGGGATTGCGAGAACGGCAGAGATGCGTTGGAGGCCGTAACCCGCCATCAGCCCGATGTCGTGTTAACGGACATCAACATGCCGTACATGGATGGCTTGGAATTGTCCCGTCATATTACGGAACGTTTTCCTAAGACGAAGATCATCATCCTGACCGGGTTCGACGATTTCGAATACGCCCAGCAGGCGGTGAAGCTGCAGGTGACGGATTTTATTTTGAAACCGGTTACGGCGGCGGAATTAAGGGACATGCTCGACAAGCTCAAGCTGGAAATGGATGAGGAGCGCGGTCACACCGAGCACTTGAAGAGACTCAAGAAGCAGTTGAACGAGAGCTTGGTCCTGCTTAGGGAACGTTTTCTGGAACGATTGGCGTCATCGCCGATGAAGCGGTCCGAAATGGAGAGCCGGCTGGCTTATTTCGATATTCCGCTGCGCGGGCCGCTGTATATCGCCATGGCAGCGGATATGGATGAGCTGCGCTCGGATGAACAGCACGCCGATAATGAACTGCATGCTTTTGCCTTATACAACATCATGCAGGAGATCCTGGCGGGTGAGCCTGGTGCGGCCGTGTTTCGGTACAAAGAGAATAAGGTCATGACCATTCTGTCGGGCTCCGACGAGAAAGATCTGTACGCCCGGGCCCAGGAACTGGCGGAGGACATTCGCGGCTCCACCAAGCAGTTCATGAAATTCACGGTCACGGTTGGCATCGGAACGATCTGTCGCGAGCTGCAGGACATACGATATTCCTGCAAGGCCTCGGAGGCCGCCCTGGAGTACCGGCTTCTGATCGGCCGCGATCAGGTGGTCCATATCACCGATCTTGAAAAACGCGGGAGCGGTCCTCTCCTGGATGGGATCGAAACGGAGACGGCGCTGGTTTCGGCAATCCGGGCGGGCACAGGCTCAGAGGTGAAGGCGTGCATCCGGCGGCTGATCAGCGAACTTGGAAGCGCTTCAATTTCAATCGAGCTCTGTTACGTGCGGGTCCTTCGGGTCATGCTTTCCGTGCTTCAAACCTTGATGGAAATCGGCAGCAATGGGAACGAGCTGATCGGCAAGGAGAAGAGGCTGCTGTCCGATCTGTATTCTTTTCGGTCCTTGGATGAGATCGAGAGCTGGTTAAACGAGGTATGCGAGCAGGCGTTAAGGGACGTAGCCAAGACCAGAAAGGATATTACACGCTCCCAGATGCTGGAGGCGGTCGATTTCATCCAGCGGCATTATGAGGATGCGGAGTTATCGATTAAGACCGTGTGCAGCCGGATCTTCATGAGCACGAGTTATTTCAGCGCCTTGTTCAAGTCGCATACCGGGAAGACCTTCGTCGAATACGTTACGGAAGTCCGCATGGAGAAAGCGAAGGAACTTCTGAAGCATTCCTTGTTAAAAACCTATGAAATTGCGGCGAAAACCGGCTATCAGGATCCTCAATATTTTAGCGTGCTGTTTAAGAAACATACCGGAGATACCCCGACGGAGTACCGGAATAAAATGGCGTCTGGCGGGGTACAGCCATGA
- a CDS encoding cache domain-containing sensor histidine kinase yields MKTPQRIKSIQSRIASSFVMLVLFTALLLIFISYRLSESAVRETAESYTSELINQVNANIQTYITGMKDISLAAMNNPNVREYLASADELEPAQLAVLKAKISDYFHSIRISRKDIASINIFGAGGTFISDRSNAELNPYIEISDQPWYRQAKENQGQTVISSSHVQPVIKGEYRWVVSLSRELSGMDSTQGLGILLIDLNFKVINDMLSKLDLGNRGYVFVIDREGRIVYHPQQQLLYSNLKTERLDQVLQDKHGSFVVKEDGASRIYSIKNTDFGWKIVGVFYENELVDNKKQMQLSFAIAGLLCLVVGVLFSVVLSRNLTRPIKKLQEKMMEVEKGNFDIRVPVGHSREISGLARSFNVMVLKIKELMYQIVVEQEIKRKSELNALQAQINPHFLYNTLDSIIWMAESKKHDEVILMTSALARLFRASLSKGKEMIPIATEVEHITNYLKIQQMRYQDKITFALDIDRGLYPYLTLKVLLQPLVENAIYHGIKNKEGPGTITITGVRRDTRIEFQVKDDGIGMDQSKVETLLTSKEGTRSRNSVGIANVHQRIQLYFGTEYGLSYASVPGSGTSVTLVIPAVHADEWQRVEGDVP; encoded by the coding sequence ATGAAGACTCCGCAGCGAATCAAAAGCATTCAGTCCCGCATTGCCAGTTCCTTCGTGATGCTCGTGCTGTTCACGGCGCTGCTGCTTATCTTCATCTCCTATCGGCTGTCCGAATCGGCTGTTCGCGAAACGGCGGAAAGTTATACCTCCGAGCTGATCAATCAAGTCAATGCGAATATCCAAACCTACATTACAGGCATGAAGGACATTTCGCTGGCCGCGATGAACAATCCGAACGTAAGAGAATACCTGGCCTCGGCCGACGAGCTGGAGCCTGCGCAGCTGGCGGTATTAAAGGCGAAGATATCGGATTATTTTCACTCGATTCGCATTTCGCGCAAAGACATTGCTTCGATCAACATCTTCGGAGCGGGCGGAACCTTCATATCCGATCGGTCCAACGCGGAGTTAAATCCTTATATTGAAATATCCGATCAGCCCTGGTATCGGCAGGCGAAGGAAAACCAAGGACAGACGGTGATCTCTTCCTCGCATGTACAGCCCGTCATTAAGGGAGAGTACCGCTGGGTTGTATCGCTGAGCCGTGAGCTCAGCGGCATGGATTCGACCCAAGGGCTTGGCATCCTGCTAATCGATCTTAACTTCAAAGTGATTAACGATATGCTCAGCAAGCTCGATCTGGGGAACCGGGGGTATGTGTTCGTTATCGACCGCGAAGGCCGGATTGTTTATCACCCCCAGCAGCAGCTGCTTTACAGCAATCTGAAAACGGAGAGATTGGACCAGGTGCTGCAGGACAAACATGGAAGTTTTGTCGTGAAGGAGGACGGCGCGAGCCGGATTTACAGCATTAAGAACACGGATTTCGGCTGGAAAATCGTAGGCGTTTTTTACGAGAATGAGCTGGTGGACAATAAGAAGCAGATGCAGCTGTCTTTTGCTATAGCGGGATTGTTATGCCTCGTCGTCGGCGTGCTGTTCTCCGTCGTCCTCTCGCGCAATCTGACGCGTCCCATCAAGAAGCTGCAAGAGAAGATGATGGAGGTGGAGAAGGGGAATTTCGACATCCGGGTCCCGGTGGGGCATTCCAGGGAAATCTCCGGACTTGCCCGCAGCTTCAACGTGATGGTGCTGAAGATTAAGGAATTGATGTATCAAATCGTGGTAGAGCAGGAGATTAAGAGAAAAAGCGAGCTGAATGCCCTGCAAGCCCAAATCAACCCCCATTTTCTCTACAATACGCTGGATTCCATCATATGGATGGCCGAGAGCAAGAAGCATGACGAGGTGATTTTGATGACATCGGCTTTAGCCAGGCTGTTTCGGGCTTCGCTCAGCAAGGGGAAGGAAATGATACCGATTGCGACCGAGGTGGAGCATATAACGAATTATTTGAAAATACAACAGATGCGTTATCAGGACAAAATCACGTTTGCCCTGGATATCGATCGCGGACTTTACCCGTATCTGACGCTGAAGGTGCTGCTGCAGCCGCTGGTGGAGAATGCCATTTATCATGGCATCAAAAACAAGGAAGGGCCGGGGACGATCACGATTACGGGGGTGCGTCGAGATACCCGCATCGAATTTCAAGTTAAGGACGACGGCATCGGGATGGATCAGTCCAAGGTGGAGACGCTGCTCACGTCCAAAGAAGGCACACGATCGAGAAACAGCGTTGGCATTGCGAATGTTCATCAGCGGATACAGTTATATTTTGGAACGGAATATGGTCTTAGCTATGCAAGCGTGCCCGGATCGGGTACAAGCGTAACGCTGGTCATTCCGGCCGTTCATGCAGATGAGTGGCAGCGTGTGGAGGGGGATGTGCCTTGA
- a CDS encoding substrate-binding domain-containing protein produces the protein MKSYLRMRYMVLLLIPLLLLGYAVYQWSKEEPGTKKIIVGVKALDENEFWRVLIEGVNTASREFGVDVSVVGPSQEIEVDLQIQLLEEAVKQKPDAIVLAAGDYHRLVPVAESIRKAGIPLIMIDSAVNGDYAQSLIATDNVNAGQKAGKELSSRLPEHAKVAIISFVQGTSTQIEREQGVRSILEQRGGTEIVGTYYSEGKEERAYEITKKLLLERPDLNGIVGLNEPSTVGAGRAIRELGLVGKVKLVGFDSSVKEVKLLEEGVLQSTIVQKPFNIGYLGIKTAVSVIEGDRMPRHIYTDSVIINKDNMYTEENQKLLFPFVEE, from the coding sequence TTGAAGTCGTACCTGCGAATGCGTTATATGGTACTGCTGCTGATTCCGTTGCTTCTTCTGGGTTATGCCGTTTATCAGTGGTCCAAGGAAGAACCCGGAACCAAGAAGATCATCGTCGGCGTAAAGGCGCTGGACGAGAATGAATTCTGGCGGGTACTGATTGAAGGGGTGAACACGGCTTCCCGGGAATTCGGCGTTGACGTCTCGGTGGTAGGACCGTCTCAGGAAATCGAGGTTGACTTGCAGATTCAATTGTTGGAGGAAGCCGTCAAGCAGAAGCCGGATGCGATCGTTTTGGCCGCGGGTGATTATCATCGCCTGGTTCCCGTAGCAGAGTCGATTCGTAAGGCCGGCATCCCGCTCATTATGATTGATTCGGCCGTGAATGGCGATTACGCGCAGAGCTTGATCGCGACCGACAATGTGAATGCGGGACAGAAGGCCGGCAAGGAGCTTTCGTCGCGCCTGCCGGAACATGCCAAGGTTGCTATCATCAGTTTCGTGCAGGGCACCTCGACGCAGATCGAGAGGGAGCAAGGGGTTCGAAGCATTCTGGAGCAGCGCGGCGGCACGGAAATCGTGGGCACCTACTACAGCGAAGGCAAGGAGGAGAGGGCGTACGAAATCACGAAAAAGCTCCTGCTTGAAAGGCCTGACCTGAATGGAATCGTCGGACTGAATGAGCCTTCTACGGTGGGGGCCGGCAGAGCGATTCGGGAACTGGGGCTGGTGGGCAAAGTCAAGCTGGTCGGATTCGACAGCTCGGTGAAGGAAGTCAAGCTGCTCGAAGAGGGAGTCTTGCAATCCACGATCGTTCAGAAGCCCTTCAACATCGGTTATTTGGGCATCAAAACAGCCGTATCCGTTATCGAGGGCGACAGGATGCCCCGGCATATATACACCGATTCCGTTATCATCAATAAGGACAATATGTATACCGAGGAAAACCAGAAGCTGCTCTTTCCCTTTGTGGAGGAGTAG